A portion of the Gossypium arboreum isolate Shixiya-1 chromosome 8, ASM2569848v2, whole genome shotgun sequence genome contains these proteins:
- the LOC108450681 gene encoding LRR receptor-like serine/threonine-protein kinase SIK1 translates to MGKQGRRRMGSHALFLIAFFLCKFLAVGILDPLDFLALQSIRKSLHDLPGSNFFASWDFTSDPCNFAGVYCDSDKVIALNLGDPRAGSPGLTGRIDPAIGKLYALAELSIVPGRIYGSLPQSISQLKDLRFLAISRNFISGDIPATLGQLRSLKTLDLSYNQLTGEIPRSIGTLPELTNVILCHNHLSGSVPPFLSQVLTRVDLKHNALTGSLAPDSLPPSLQSLSLAWNKLTGPVDRLLSRLDQLNYLDLSLNQFTGPIPSQLFSFPITNLQLERNLFTSSVQPADQVTISTVDLSHNRLWGQISPMFSTVQNLYLNNNRFTGQVPASFVDRLLSGSIQILYLQHNYLTGIEIKPTAEIPVSSSLCLQYNCMVPPVQTLCPLKAGNEKTRPTAQCNEWKG, encoded by the coding sequence ATGGGTAAACAAGGAAGGAGAAGAATGGGTTCTCATGCTCTGTTTTTGATTGCTTTCTTTCTATGTAAATTCTTAGCTGTTGGAATTTTGGACCCACTTGATTTTTTAGCTTTACAGTCCATCAGGAAGTCTCTGCATGATTTGCCTGGCTCTAATTTTTTTGCTTCATGGGATTTTACCTCCGATCCTTGTAACTTCGCCGGAGTTTACTGTGATTCCGATAAAGTGATAGCTCTTAATCTGGGTGACCCGCGTGCTGGTTCTCCGGGTTTAACTGGAAGAATAGACCCTGCCATTGGCAAACTATATGCTCTTGCAGAGTTATCTATAGTTCCGGGTCGGATCTATGGTTCGTTGCCGCAGTCAATCTCACAGTTAAAGGACCTTCGGTTTTTAGCGATCAGCCGGAATTTTATCTCCGGGGATATTCCGGCGACTCTTGGCCAATTGAGAAGTCTTAAGACACTTGATCTCAGCTACAATCAGCTCACCGGAGAAATCCCTCGCTCAATCGGAACCTTGCCGGAGCTCACCAATGTTATTCTCTGCCACAACCATCTCTCCGGTTCGGTCCCCCCGTTTCTCTCCCAAGTCCTAACCCGGGTGGACCTCAAACACAATGCACTCACCGGCTCGCTCGCTCCGGACTCCCTCCCTCCTTCGCTCCAGTCCCTCTCTCTCGCCTGGAACAAGTTGACTGGGCCGGTTGACAGGCTTCTATCCCGGCTCGACCAGTTAAACTACCTAGACTTGAGTTTGAACCAGTTCACCGGTCCCATCCCCAGCCAGCTGTTCTCATTCCCCATTACGAACCTCCAGTTGGAAAGAAATTTGTTTACCAGTTCAGTCCAACCAGCTGATCAAGTGACAATCTCGACCGTTGATCTAAGTCACAACAGACTGTGGGGTCAGATATCACCAATGTTCTCAACCGTGCAGAATCTTTACCTGAATAACAACCGTTTCACCGGTCAGGTCCCGGCCAGCTTCGTGGACCGGCTATTATCCGGCAGCATACAAATACTATATTTGCAGCATAACTATTTGACAGGGATCGAGATTAAACCGACGGCCGAGATCCCTGTAAGCAGTTCGCTGTGTCTACAGTATAATTGCATGGTGCCGCCCGTACAGACGCTGTGCCCATTGAAGGCCGGCAATGAGAAGACTAGGCCTACTGCCCAGTGCAACGAATGGAAAGGGTAG